The window gtgttgaaaaatcaaatcCGTGTCAGCTGGTCTCTTATGCATCGGTGTCTAATGTCGAAATCAAATGATCCAAACGGGGTgcaatttgtatttttttgttaattgaaaaaacaataaCGAGACAGGCTACAGCTAGTCATGCTACATTTTTCAAAGTAAACTCCAATCAACAAAAGcgttattttcattaataattcTCTCATATAAACATAGCAGTttcttatttcaaaacattcaaaaaaaaaaaagggggtggGAACATGGTgaagggaaaaagaggaaacTGCCAAagactaaagaaaaaaaagagtatagTCAAGGGTCTTGATGCATGTCATTGTCGATCGTCACTTTGGAAGATGGGGTGCAATGTCTGCTTCATCATTGCCCTAACCATTTGGACCTGGTCTAACGAtgatccttttttttctccacttgcactggttttttttcttttcccgtcactccaattttcaaagGCAAATGGGAAAACAGTAACATCTGGTGTGGATTGAGACGTGAATCGTGATGGGTGCAAGTGTGCAACTAAGGGTTCCAATTGCGTGGTTGATATTCACATTTCGACTATATCAcatcattcaaagtaaagccgACCACACCCAATCAATTTCAGCTAGCTTTTTCCaatatctcaaaatttattagttaaatttaagggtgtgtttggttattgaaaaatggaaagaatttttttttttattttctatttggatgtcttataaaaaatataaaagaaaataaaatagaattaaaattaattaaaattttatatattttaaaattatttaaattttatattaatgaattaaaataagtaaattaagtttaaagtaatagataaaaacaatttattactttttgtttttttttgtattttctttttattgcatattttttcaaaatttttctcaaaCAAAACATAActtaactaaaatttaaaattaactgtttgaagtttgaataaattattttgatgagCTTAACTcgagttatttttgttttgtatgtagtgtgaaaacaatttatcatttttttttgtcataatttcttttaaaaatgcaTGAGAATAATTTTGGCCCAAACAAAATGAACAATCACATCATTCAATAACTAACGCATTTCAAATTggtattaatttaaataaagcCTACCGACTTGTTTAGtttagggagaattgtgttttggactcAGCTTggtccaaaaattaacaaaaggtccatataatttttcaaattgagttgaagaatatgaaatagtaacggacaaatataccctttaagaacacatataaaatattttataaaattaagttaaataattttttttcaataattttttttcaaaaatactaaattaaataaaagtgattttcaaaaatattaaattaaatattttttttcaaaaatattaaattaaataaaactatttaaaaaaaattaaattaaatattttttaaaatattaaattaaataaaattatttttaaaaaatattaaattacataaaagtatttttaaaaaatattaaattaaatcaaaaatatttttaaaaaatattaaataaaataaaattatttttaaaaatattaaattacataaaagtatttttaaaaaatattaaattaaataaaaatattaatttttttctcaaaatcaacaaatgacatttttggaaatactaaaggataatatccttcaactcaattttcatactttcattgagtcttgagctcaatttgaagaattacacggaccttttgttaatttgggagcccatctacccctaaaacataattctccctttaGTTTATGACTTGGttatgaatcaaaataaattaatcggTGTTTGAAGATAAGTCTTCATGAATAACTGAAATTTTATTCATCCATTTATTggatatagagagagagagagattttttgTAAAGGGAAGGACTCTTTTTGTAATCTGAAAATGCTATTAGAtgattttctcaattttgtaCGATTTTACTCCTTTTTGCTCGGTGTCCATCCTAATTCAATCACttgttttataaatagaaattgtttttctctttattccgaatatgtaaaaaaaaaattaacataaataaatattatatattatttaattaattagttgaaTTGTAGATAGCAGGATAACAATGGGTTATGTTTGTGCAATGTTAGAGGTTAAACATTTTATTACATAGATCAACCCAAACCCGATAGAAATAATAATCAGGTTAGAAATATAAAGTCAAATACcacctaattattaaacaagtaaccgatacaaataataataaaattaaaaaataaactaaaatgtcatctaattattaatatttcagCTCAATATGTTTATGACTTAATTCACTTGTTTATTTAAACATGTCAAATTTGTATTATgtagattaattaaaaaattacctatttattaaactttttatGCACATTGACACGAACTTTAAACAAACTCAATTATATTAAAcccaaaccctaaaaaaaacatattaatataTTGTGTATATTCTTAACAATTAGACATTATGATTTtataatgtaataaaaaaacaaattaacaaatttactttttcttttgtatcaTGATTTGATAtagtaatattaaaaacaaaaggatgaaacacttaattttttaatcatttatgtataattttaatctcttataattcttttaaattttaataatatataaattatatatttataatattattggaGAATacaaacaaaattctatttgaaagctcaaatatgaaaaataattttatcaaagaatatttatatatttatgcaaaatgtaaaaattttgaaaatattctccATAATTTTAATCATTACACAACATTTTACGGAAAGtaattaaaacatttcaaattcgttctaaaaacaacttgttttccaaaaacttttttctctcaaaacttagaaaaaaactgttttcaggAACAGTTTTTAAACATAAAGTCATAATAAAAACGTGGCCATATGTTTGGAGTAGAAGGGGAATTCAGGGGTCGACTCAATGTTGTTGAAGTTGGGTTGACCCATGGTAAACGGGTGAAGTTGAAGACTGGAGCTGGGCAATCTTAAGACTTAAACCAAACTTGGGAGCCTGTATGGACCCAACGATGCTTTTGTAACCTCTTCCCTAAGCTTAGCCCATACTATGAATGCTAGGTGGTTCAAACCCAGCCCACTAAGTTGACAATTAGAAAATACTTGATCCATCAATGTGctttataaaaaaacacttgatCGATTATTCTCCCTCAAAAACATTCATAGAGAAATCACTTTACTAAAAACACATACAACACATTGTCAAACGTATTCTAAGAacccgtttgatagtgattttaggaaatatttttaatctttctaacacttgaaattttttgtcatTTGAGTGTTACGAATGctagaaacattttctaaaatcactctcaaacgcACCCTGAATCATCTCAAAAGCTCACGCTCCACCTATGAAGGAGACTTGATTTCTCCAATATTAATCAATTCCAGTAGTATCTCGGGCCGGGTTCGGGTTGATTGGGTGCAAAACCCATGAGAATTGGTctctaaaatattcattttgatGCTCCTTATTCCACAGGTTTAACTGCAGCTCTTTTAAGGCCATGCCTTCCCTATCAGCAATTCAACAGAAGATACAGAAATTCAGAAGACTGACAACAGGCATTTCTACGGTTCTACCATCAGCTGTAGGCCAAAACCAAGCATACCATTTGTTCTGCTTGGTTTGTCCATAAAATACAACTATTATGGTATCATATTACTTGTGCAAGAGTCAGAGTCATCAATTTTAGTTTAATAGGCTATAGGCAGTCAATAGTTGCAAGTGTTTTCGTCTTATTTATTGTAGTTGGTCTGTTTCTGTATTTCCAAATTACAAATTGGAGTCTTAGTTTTTTGAATTGCAAATGCCAAATTATTGGCATGATGGCCACTGACATACCACAGACAATATATACAAGCACCTGCAATGGAGTTTATGTAAAAGAAGGAACCATCTGCACACCATCTGCTCCGCACACCTCCACTATTAACACACAGAAtcattttaaaaccaaactcttCCAGTACCAATATCTGGGAAAGCAACATGGAAAAAGGCAAGAACGAGGAGTTTTCATAGGGGAAAACCAAATGGGAACAAGTAAGGAGAGTTATCACAGGCAAAAAAATCCCTGTACTGTATGATTCTGTATGGGCATAGACTTCCAGTTCTAGAAAAAAAGTTGTGGTGTGCTTTGCTTTTATCATTTATTGTGTCAATATTTTCTCATCGTATTTCCAATTTTGGATCGCCACGGTACCAATACCGGGtcaataaataaaggaaaacgaCAAATCAAGAACAATCTCCTCTTTCTTCATATACTTTACAGCCTATATGCTATGGACACAAGAGGATTGGTGGTACAAGATATCGGTTGCCCTGAATCCTAAATGAGAATGACGTGACAAAAATGGCATAAAGATGGAAGAATCCATATCCCACCATATCATGAACAAGGCCCCTTTGAATCTTCCAACAAGAATTATTACCAGCCTATCTGCTTATGCATGTAGGCTTCTAGCTGTCCCGCAGAGTCTggaaattccattatttttacCTTACAGCCGGGTTCTAATCAAACTAGCCCCAAAGTGACATCCTCATTACTGGATGGCTGAGGTTCAATTGCTCACTAAAGCAAGATGTGCATGGCTACTTGAAGTCAAAAACTCTTATGGCTAGCCTATGACAGTTACTTCAACGATCTCCTTTCGGTAATGACTTGTCTTATTTAACTTGTATCAGCCTGAACTTTTCTATTAGCTCAACATCCCTTTCATGATTCCATacttttccttcctttcttttaGATCTGCATGAAGAATAAACATCTGGACACACATGCTCAAACAAAAACTATCAAATTTCAAGGATACTTCTATGGTTCCCATTGGTCAGAACAGGAACAGTGCATGTCTTTCCACTTATTCCCCAGATAACTTTGCATGAAGATCCTTCACCCTCCTTTCGGGGGGTATAGACGAATCAGTTAGAATTCGTTACATAACACCTCCTTTTCCTCATATGCAACTTTTTGGAATGCTGAATGTATAGGTTGGATCTTAGTTACTAGTTTTGTGGTGAAAAAAAGGATTGAGGATTAGTGATTTCCTGGTGCAAACCACGTATCATATAAATATCCAGATGAATCAATTTAGTTGGAGAATCTCATTGAAATATCCATCCTTGGACCATTAGTGCTGAACTCCAACTTGTAAGGAAGGACCAGAGATGGAATCAAAATGGTACCCAAAGCTTTTGAAGAGAAAGGAGAGGTACCCATAAGCACTGCTTTACATTCCAAATATACAATGACGATAACGATTTCAAGTATCAGTAACATCGTTATCTCAATGGAGTGCCTTTCACAAAAAGAACCTAAAAAAGTCTTGAGTCATTTTCAACAAATGATCACCGCCAGTCCACTTAGAAATACAATCATATTCCAAGGCATTGACACAGCAATCTGGTTTAAGAAGGGCACATCTTCCTTCTTATCGTAATGAATCTTATGAAGCTTGACTAATAACAGcatagcaaaaataataatatacccATTATTCTAGGAAAGATATGGTGGTGGATATATTGAATACTGCTAAGGAAGAAAATTCAGTATTGAGATCAGAGTGAAGAATAATTATTTGGACTTTCAATTGAAAGTTTCCCCACCTTCTCTCCCAGCAGAGACCCATACCAAAACAGGAATGAAAGGAAAACAACAGTTTGAAGCTATACAAACTTCAGCAAGCTTTCAAATCTCTTCTTCTAAAGGACCCGAATTTCAAACCTAAGCCCATGTTTAAACCCTGTATATCTATGTGAGTCTTGGTTATAACCCTCCAATGAATCCAATctagttttgaaaaaaactgAAAGTTCTAACCTCAATTACAATTATGAATCCTGATGTAACTGGCAGCACAAGTAACTCTTAATTTGTGCTAGTTATATGCCTGTCaatgaaaatttgtttatgTTCACCTTTTCCCAAGGGCAAAACATATTTTACTTAGCCATCCTAGGCCACAGTTGTCAAAGCACCTCGAATATCCGAAGATCATTCTGCATATTAATCCCGTAGAGAACAAGATGAAGTTTTACATGTAGGATGCAGGACAAAAAACACATTACAACCAACATTTATCAATTCCTTGGGCTGAAGTTCTCTGATTCCTTTCAATCCAAAAATGGGCAGTACACATCCTTTCTGTTCATCCCAATCACACACAAATATCTAAAAATCATTGCCGCTATTTCAGCTTGTATATGAATCGACCAGAAactcttttgcattttttataaTCACTTCTGCATTGTTCTAATTGTTTCCTTTGTTCATGGATTCCCTCCAATTAAATGTTAAAGGTATTGCAGGAGCCCAAGATTGGTAGCTTTCTCCCCCAGAAAAAAGTCGTGGATTCCCACCTCCCATCCGGTATCTAGTCTTGTCACTGAAGCATCTACACCGGCACATCTACCTTGAGGCCACAAGGCGACAAGGCTCCAACTTGCAATTGGGGGCCACAAAGAAAAGGCAAATGGCCTTAAATCTAATGAGAGAGACGAGAAAGGTATCCAGAAAGTAGAATTCTTACTGGGCATGGGCGTGGATGATAAGGATTCTAAACATCAGCAGGATCATGTACCTCAAAGGATGATAAGGATTCTAGTTATCAGTTGGGTCATGTACCTCAAAGGATCACTTTTAAGTACACATTCCTGGCAAAGTGGGACAAGTAGTTTTCAAATGGTCAAACAGATAACCTCTTGCATGAAGTTAATATCATTACAAGGGTAATTCTCAAGCAAACCCTTCTACTATTCCCAAACAGCTAAAGCTTAATAAACTACCATATGATCGTGTAGCATGAATGCATGACAATTTCTTTTATCTCTAGTgatattaagaaatgaaaaatcaccTTGAGAGCAGCCTAAGTTTAATTTTTCCCAGAGTCAATAAGTAACTTCCATGACCGTCCAAAAGTGCTAACTCGTGCATTCAATATGAATTGAACGCCTCCTAGCCCAACAACAAATTATAACACATGAATTATATAGGAACAAATCTTATGACAGAAACCAGATCAGATGATGTTTATCTTGACTAAAAACCTTGAAAGATGATTGGACCAAACTCAAATCCTATTCTAGGCCAAAAGGATTGGACCCACAGCTCTCACTTCTCTGGTTCAGCAAAACATTCTGTTAAATAGTTACTCCTCATACTTCACATTTTATAATAGAGTTCCATCATTTAAAGCTAGCATAGATCCTGTCGAGCTTTAGCttacttaaaatgataaaagctACAGGCAGAGGTCGGCTCCTTACCATATTTACACTACAAATCAACTCAAAGTATTAAGCTATTCAGGAATAAGCCCAACATATctatcaagataatatatataaagttgagttgttataaattgttttcaatatgCGCTATCAAACATGCCGAACTTGTGTTGGATAAATAAGCCCAAAGATCGCATAATAATAcaaattacaattttcattactGCCTAATCATTGTACACATCTTGTTAAACCAACTAAGAGTGAATTTGagagtaattctaaaaaatgtttttagcatttctaacacttaaatgataaaaaatttaaagtgttaaaaaagattaaaaatgttttccaaagTCATTGCCAAACGGACTCTAAATCACATAGTAATACATTGCCCATTACTAAACCCTATAATTGAATGCATGCCATTTGTTTATAAACCTGATACCAAGAGCTTGGTAGTGCATTTTGCATAATTATCATAGCTTGCATTATTgcataatttttatcattgaacCAATGGAGTTGCAGGTCAAGATTCGTCCTTCCTTTAAAATTCCAAGTACATATGGCAGCCAAATCATACTCACCAATTTTTGGGAATTTGGAATTATTTCCTAGACAAGTAAAAAACTCACCACCGACTCTGTTTGGGAACTCTGAAAATtgagcaaaaacaaaaataattcaattactTTTATCAAACCCCAAAAAGCAAGAAACCCCACCCCAACGTGATGAAACAAGCGCACTAAACATTTTATGTTCAACAATCCAcaacaaacaaagaaacaaagatAAATACATCAATGAACAAAATAAGAGGAATAGAAAATGTTGCAgaaaaaataaccaaaacatCCATAAACCGCCATTATGAAGATCCAATTggagaaaaagggagaaaaaagaagaaaaatgttacCTTTTGGCTTATTCTCGGTGGGAAAAGCAAGTGGGTACCATGGTACGGGCTTATCCAAACAGCTGAATGTATTTTGGAATGTTGTTGGTGAGAGGGTGAGAAGTTGTTTCGAGACTGACagtaaaaaaaaaggagaggcAATCTGCCATGGAAAGGTGTTTTTCAAGTACccttttgtttttgctttcctaCTAAACAGCTCAACGCCACTGCGTGTGAACATGGTACGCCCGTGAACCGTATCTTGCGTACAGCTGCTGGATTGTTTGTTCGCTGTTTTTGAGCCTCGGACCCCACCTCACGCCTCTTCTCTTCACTCTCGTTTTTCCTTTTCcgtttttctttctcttccaagTATCTAATCTTTATACTGTTACTGCAGTCTGTCCCTAATTGCTTTGCTCCAGAGACAAAGCCCTGCCCTATtccattggaataaaaaaatataaatcattctATACATACATATAATTAGGCAGACCTACAGAGGCTAGGCTGCATAGACCCTTTTGATTTTAGGGGACGGGTGGGGACTGGGGAATGAAAATGGGAAATTTGGGAATGGGGTTTCTAGCAAAGGCAACAAAATTCTAAACTGgaaatctcaacttttccatCTGTAAAGGGGAGTACGATAGAATTGGATGCAGCGCCCCCaaccttaaatttaatttaaggtttacaataaatcataaatcaaaattaactgGAAATTGTAAGATAACACGTGGGATTTTAGAAAGCAGGGGCTGATTTGCAAGTCTGCAAGGAAAGCAACAGACCAACAAGAAAAGCTACCCCACCGACCACCCACACCACCAatcaccacctttctctcttttttctcccCTATAAAATGCAGTTGCAGGCAAGTGTGTTTGCCCATACAATTCAATCTTCCTATCCTTGCTACTGCGCCCCCCACCTACAATCTGTGTGCAGATTCAGAAATGGGATCGAGTTCAAATAGTTGGactaccaagcaaaacaaactGTTCGAGAATGCTTTGGTGATGTATGACAAGGACACCCCGGACCGCTGGGAGAACATGGCCAGGGCTGTGGGTGGGAAGACTGTGGAGGAGGTGAAGAGGCACTATGAGATGCTTGTGGAGGATGTCAAGCATATTGAGTCTGGCCAAGTCCCATTGCCTGACTACAGAAAAGCTGGAGCCTCCAACAAAGGATACAACTTCAACAATGAAGAACAGAGGTactttcactttcactttcattttcattttcattttcacatCACCAGTCACCACCTCTCACCCTGATTGTTTGCTTCTTAaccattttccttcctttttaagGCTACATTTTGTGAATATTTAACTATACCAGTGCTGACCAGAATGCCTCTTCCTTTCAGGGCTTCCTTTTGATTCTGTTTTTTCTCCTCTCCTAGGTTGAAGTATCTGAAGCTCTAAGCAGATAATATGACGAATTAGCAGCAATAAGGATCCATTATGCTTCATGCTACAAAGCAAGTAATGGAGTACTAGAATAACAAGAAGTTAATCTCCTTCCCTCTCCTTTTCTCTGCTTCATGCTACAAAGCAAGTAATGGAGTACTAGAATAACAAGAAGTTTATCTCCTTCCCTCTCCTTTTCTCCCCCATACAGTGTaatgtataaattttatttcttctccTGTAGGATGTGTCCTCACTCCTTGTTCTGCAAGTCCTTCATCCCTTTATCCTCCTACCATATTGTAATGGAATCTTGCAGAAACAAATGTATCTACTTGTTATAATAGATCGTACGTTTGCTATGCTTTAATGGCTTCTGCTGTTCCACTTGGATTAAATTGGAAAGGAGAGTGTGCAGTTTAGAATTTTAACACATGGGATCATAACTGTGAACAAGATTTGAACATGATCAAGGTGTGCAACA is drawn from Vitis riparia cultivar Riparia Gloire de Montpellier isolate 1030 chromosome 18, EGFV_Vit.rip_1.0, whole genome shotgun sequence and contains these coding sequences:
- the LOC117906615 gene encoding protein RADIALIS-like 3, which translates into the protein MGSSSNSWTTKQNKLFENALVMYDKDTPDRWENMARAVGGKTVEEVKRHYEMLVEDVKHIESGQVPLPDYRKAGASNKGYNFNNEEQRLKYLKL